A genomic stretch from Apis cerana isolate GH-2021 linkage group LG9, AcerK_1.0, whole genome shotgun sequence includes:
- the LOC108002373 gene encoding 1-phosphatidylinositol 4,5-bisphosphate phosphodiesterase isoform X4: MSFARIQLRPSWMRLRMLIDPNGKVPVKVVARTFASGKTEKLVYQCLADLGLSSGKNDVIEPEDFTFDAFYALYHKICPRNDIEELFQSITQGKADTINLDQLVMFLNEKQRDPTLNEILYPLYDEKRALEIINDYEQNEIARNQKTMTKDGFIRYLMSDENAPVFLDRLDVYMDMDQPLAHYYINSSHNTYLCGRQFGGKSSVEMYRQVLLAGCRCVELDCWDGKGEDEEPIITHGKAMCTDILFKDVIYAVRDTAFVTSEYPVILSFENHCSKKQQYKLAKYCDEILGDLLLKEPLKDYPLEPGVPLPSPNLLKRKILIKNKRLKPEVEKHELELFRQGQFVIEDEVKEDASAPPSVAVVVEQQSVKEEVSTTESVASSTTGNQQQSSSSTGLGETLDIPVPPYTGSTTNVHPWLSSMVNYAQPIKFPGFDVAEQKNIHHNMSSFAETAGLNYLKTQAIEFVNYNKRQMSRIYPKGTRADSSNYMPQVFWNAGCQMVSLNFQTADLPMQLNQGKFEYNGSSGYLLKPDFMRRADRSFDPFAESPVDGVIATQCSVQVIAGQFLSDKKVGTYVEVEMYGLPTDTIRKEFRTRVVPANGLNPVYNEEPFLFRKVVLPDLAALRFAVYDESNGKLLGQRIVPLDGLQSGYRHISLRTEANFPMSLPMLFCNIEIKIYVPDGYEGLMDALTAPRAYKKSENASQNKMRGLGIEESDSKGHCDSAPAHHREAPKPREEMKFNPITAESLRQEKGYQKVLRKQQKDLESLKKRHQKEKLTVQKQHCTAIEKIIKGKNKAELSRDPIVRREVSEQTVQWSRLADRQRREERDLIRSHLEERRNTLRKLCVAAQLAQQKQLTARHEREIKEMNARQARLSVESTREVMNDKTLKTRGIKEGRLREKQQNNTKKFMEERRIAQMIQNREKEKLKVIHEKQLEELQKDMNAVMDMYNNEEMEYELGPKTECYV, from the exons ATGTCGTTTGCCCGGATTCAGCTACGGCCAAG TTGGATGAGGCTTAGAATGCTGATCGATCCGAATGGAAAAGTTCCGGTGAAAGTGGTCGCGAGAACTTTCGCATCTGGGAAAACGGAAAAGCTTGTTTATCAGTGCCTCGCCGATTTAGGTCTATCCAGCGGAAAG AACGATGTGATCGAGCCTGAAGACTTCACCTTCGACGCTTTCTACGCGTTATACCACAAAATCTGCCCTCGAAACGACATAGAGGAATTGTTCCAGTCCAT CACCCAGGGCAAAGCGGACACGATCAATCTCGATCAATTGGTCATGTTTCTGAACGAGAAGCAACGAGATCCAACGTTGAACGAGATCTTGTACCCGTTGTACGACGAGAAGAGGGCGTTGGAGATCATAAATGATTACGAGCAGAACGAGATAGCGAGGAATCAAA AAACGATGACGAAGGACGGTTTCATAAGGTACCTGATGTCAGACGAAAATGCCCCCGTATTCCTGGACAGGCTGGACGTTTACATGGACATGGATCAACCGCTTGCGCATTATTACATCAACTCGAGCCACAACACGTATCTGTGCGGCCGTCAATTCGGCGGGAAGAGCAGCGTCGAGATGTACAGACAGGTGTTGTTGGCCGGTTGCAG GTGCGTCGAGTTGGATTGTTGGGATGGAAAAGGGGAGGACGAGGAGCCGATAATTACGCATGGCAAAGCTATGTGCACGGACATTCTCTTCAAGGACGTGATTTACGCGGTGAGGGACACAGCGTTCGTCACGTCGGAATATCCGGTCATTCTTAGCTTCGAGAACCATTGCAGCAAGAAGCAGCAATACAAATTGGCCAAATACTGCGACGAAATTCTGGGCGATCTGCTTCTCAAGGAACCGCTCAAAGACTATCCA CTGGAGCCAGGAGTACCTCTGCCGTCGCCCAATTTGCTCAAACGTAAGATTCTGATAAAGAACAAACGTTTGAAACCCGAAGTGGAGAAGCACGAGTTGGAACTGTTTCGGCAAGGCCAATTCGTCATCGAGGACGAGGTCAAGGAAGACGCGAGCGCGCCTCCCTCTGTCGCTGTTGTCGTTGAACAACAATCGGTAAAG GAAGAGGTTTCGACGACCGAGTCAGTCGCATCGTCGACGACCGGCAACCAGCAACAGTCGAGCTCGAGCACGGGATTAGGCGAAACTCTGGACATACCCGTTCCACCGTATACGGGGAGCACGACAAACGTCCATCCATGGTTGTCCTCGATGGTCAACTACGCGCAGCCCATCAAGTTCCCAGGCTTCGATGTTGCCGAAC aaaagaatattcatcACAATATGTCTTCCTTCGCGGAAACCGCTGGCCTCAATTACTTGAAGACCCAAGCGATCGAGTTCGTCAATTACAACAAGCGGCAAATGAGCCGGATTTATCCGAAAGGCACCCGAGCGGATTCATCGAATTACATGCCACAG GTCTTCTGGAACGCTGGTTGTCAAATGGTGTCGTTGAATTTCCAAACCGCGGACCTGCCCATGCAACTGAATCAGGGCAAGTTCGAATACAACGGTTCCTCCGGCTACCTACTCAAACCTGACTTCATGAGACGTGCCGATCGAAGCTTCGACCCGTTCGCGGAGAGCCCTGTGGACGGTGTAATCGCCACCCAATGCAGCGTTCAG GTGATCGCTGGCCAATTTTTATCCGACAAGAAGGTCGGCACTTACGTGGAGGTGGAAATGTACGGTCTGCCTACGGACACGATCAGGAAAGAATTTCGGACCAGGGTGGTTCCAGCGAACGGCCTGAATCCCGTTTACAACGAGGAGCCTTTCCTGTTTCGAAAAGTCGTGCTGCCGGATCTGGCCGCCCTCAGATTCGCGGTTTACGACGAGTCGAACGGGAAGCTGTTGGGCCAGAGGATCGTCCCCTTAGACGGTCTACAGTCAGGATACAGGCACATATCCCTGAGAACAGAGGCGAACTTCCCCATGTCCCTGCCTATGCTGTTCTGCAACATAGAGATCAAGATTTACGTGCCGGACGGGTACGAGG GGCTTATGGACGCGCTCACGGCGCCACGGGCCTACAAGAAGTCGGAGAACGCGTCTCAGAATAAGATGCGTGGGCTTGGGATAGAGGAGAGCGACAGCAAAGGGCACTGTGATTCCGCGCCCGCTCATCATCGGGAAGCGCCTAAACCTCGAG aggaaatgaaattcaatccCATAACGGCTGAATCGTTGAGGCAAGAGAAGGGGTATCAGAAAGTGTTGAGAAAGCAGCAGAAGGATTTGGAGTCTTTGAAGAAGAGGCATCAAAAGGAGAAACTTACCGTCCAGAAACAACATTGCACAGCGATAGAGAAGATTATCAAAGGAAAAAA CAAAGCAGAGCTGTCGAGAGATCCGATCGTTCGTCGAGAAGTTTCCGAGCAAACGGTTCAATGGTCTCGATTGGCGGATAGGCAACGTCGAGAGGAACGTGACCTGATACGTTCACATTTAGAGGAGCGGAGGAACACTCTGAGAAAATTGTGTGTGGCTGCTCAGTTGGCTCAGCAGAAACAGCTGACGGCGCGGCACGAGCGCGAGATCAAAGAAATGAACGCGAGGCAGGCAAGGCTGTCCGTGGAGAGCACGAGGGAGGTGATGAACGATAAAACTTTGAAGACCCGGGGGATAAAGGAGGGCCGGCTTAGGGAGAAGCAGCAGAACAATACGAAAAAATTcatggaggagaggagaatcgCACAAATGATTCAGAACAGGGAGAAGGAGAAGCTGAAAGTAATCCATGAGAAGCAATTGGAGGAATTGCAAAAAGACATGAATgcg GTAATGGATATGTACAACAACGAGGAAATGGAGTACGAGTTGGGCCCTAAAACCGAATGCTACGTGTGA
- the LOC108002373 gene encoding 1-phosphatidylinositol 4,5-bisphosphate phosphodiesterase isoform X2 translates to MTKRFEFNWQIEVPLALRQGCMFDRWSEEKDNTELELNCMFKVDEYGFFIYWQSEGRDGDVIELCQVSDIRAGGLPKDPKLYDKLVTKHGEQLEEKCLTICSGVDYTNINYQHVVCPDSATAKIWLDGIRSITHNVKANNVCPLTCLKKHWMRLRMLIDPNGKVPVKVVARTFASGKTEKLVYQCLADLGLSSGKNDVIEPEDFTFDAFYALYHKICPRNDIEELFQSITQGKADTINLDQLVMFLNEKQRDPTLNEILYPLYDEKRALEIINDYEQNEIARNQKTMTKDGFIRYLMSDENAPVFLDRLDVYMDMDQPLAHYYINSSHNTYLCGRQFGGKSSVEMYRQVLLAGCRCVELDCWDGKGEDEEPIITHGKAMCTDILFKDVIYAVRDTAFVTSEYPVILSFENHCSKKQQYKLAKYCDEILGDLLLKEPLKDYPLEPGVPLPSPNLLKRKILIKNKRLKPEVEKHELELFRQGQFVIEDEVKEDASAPPSVAVVVEQQSVKEEVSTTESVASSTTGNQQQSSSSTGLGETLDIPVPPYTGSTTNVHPWLSSMVNYAQPIKFPGFDVAEQKNIHHNMSSFAETAGLNYLKTQAIEFVNYNKRQMSRIYPKGTRADSSNYMPQVFWNAGCQMVSLNFQTADLPMQLNQGKFEYNGSSGYLLKPDFMRRADRSFDPFAESPVDGVIATQCSVQVIAGQFLSDKKVGTYVEVEMYGLPTDTIRKEFRTRVVPANGLNPVYNEEPFLFRKVVLPDLAALRFAVYDESNGKLLGQRIVPLDGLQSGYRHISLRTEANFPMSLPMLFCNIEIKIYVPDGYEGLMDALTAPRAYKKSENASQNKMRGLGIEESDSKGHCDSAPAHHREAPKPREEMKFNPITAESLRQEKGYQKVLRKQQKDLESLKKRHQKEKLTVQKQHCTAIEKIIKGKNKAELSRDPIVRREVSEQTVQWSRLADRQRREERDLIRSHLEERRNTLRKLCVAAQLAQQKQLTARHEREIKEMNARQARLSVESTREVMNDKTLKTRGIKEGRLREKQQNNTKKFMEERRIAQMIQNREKEKLKVIHEKQLEELQKDMNAVMDMYNNEEMEYELGPKTECYV, encoded by the exons atgacgAAAAGATTCGAGTTCAATTGGCAGATCGAGGTACCCTTAGCCCTCCGTCAGGGATGCATGTTCGATCGGTGGTCGGAAGAGAAGGACAACACGGAGCTCGAGCTGAATTGCATGTTCAAGGTCGACGAATATGGGTTCTTCATCTACTGGCAGAGCGAAGGAAGG GACGGGGACGTGATAGAGCTGTGTCAAGTGAGCGATATACGCGCCGGCGGATTACCAAAG GACCCGAAGCTGTACGACAAGCTTGTGACAAAGCACGGGGAGCAATTAGAGGAGAAATGTTTAACCATCTGTTCGGGCGTAGATTATACCAATATTAATTACCAGCATGTCGTTTGCCCGGATTCAGCTACGGCCAAG ATATGGCTGGATGGCATACGATCGATTACGCACAACGTGAAAGCCAACAACGTTTGCCCGCTTACGTGCTTGAAGAAACA TTGGATGAGGCTTAGAATGCTGATCGATCCGAATGGAAAAGTTCCGGTGAAAGTGGTCGCGAGAACTTTCGCATCTGGGAAAACGGAAAAGCTTGTTTATCAGTGCCTCGCCGATTTAGGTCTATCCAGCGGAAAG AACGATGTGATCGAGCCTGAAGACTTCACCTTCGACGCTTTCTACGCGTTATACCACAAAATCTGCCCTCGAAACGACATAGAGGAATTGTTCCAGTCCAT CACCCAGGGCAAAGCGGACACGATCAATCTCGATCAATTGGTCATGTTTCTGAACGAGAAGCAACGAGATCCAACGTTGAACGAGATCTTGTACCCGTTGTACGACGAGAAGAGGGCGTTGGAGATCATAAATGATTACGAGCAGAACGAGATAGCGAGGAATCAAA AAACGATGACGAAGGACGGTTTCATAAGGTACCTGATGTCAGACGAAAATGCCCCCGTATTCCTGGACAGGCTGGACGTTTACATGGACATGGATCAACCGCTTGCGCATTATTACATCAACTCGAGCCACAACACGTATCTGTGCGGCCGTCAATTCGGCGGGAAGAGCAGCGTCGAGATGTACAGACAGGTGTTGTTGGCCGGTTGCAG GTGCGTCGAGTTGGATTGTTGGGATGGAAAAGGGGAGGACGAGGAGCCGATAATTACGCATGGCAAAGCTATGTGCACGGACATTCTCTTCAAGGACGTGATTTACGCGGTGAGGGACACAGCGTTCGTCACGTCGGAATATCCGGTCATTCTTAGCTTCGAGAACCATTGCAGCAAGAAGCAGCAATACAAATTGGCCAAATACTGCGACGAAATTCTGGGCGATCTGCTTCTCAAGGAACCGCTCAAAGACTATCCA CTGGAGCCAGGAGTACCTCTGCCGTCGCCCAATTTGCTCAAACGTAAGATTCTGATAAAGAACAAACGTTTGAAACCCGAAGTGGAGAAGCACGAGTTGGAACTGTTTCGGCAAGGCCAATTCGTCATCGAGGACGAGGTCAAGGAAGACGCGAGCGCGCCTCCCTCTGTCGCTGTTGTCGTTGAACAACAATCGGTAAAG GAAGAGGTTTCGACGACCGAGTCAGTCGCATCGTCGACGACCGGCAACCAGCAACAGTCGAGCTCGAGCACGGGATTAGGCGAAACTCTGGACATACCCGTTCCACCGTATACGGGGAGCACGACAAACGTCCATCCATGGTTGTCCTCGATGGTCAACTACGCGCAGCCCATCAAGTTCCCAGGCTTCGATGTTGCCGAAC aaaagaatattcatcACAATATGTCTTCCTTCGCGGAAACCGCTGGCCTCAATTACTTGAAGACCCAAGCGATCGAGTTCGTCAATTACAACAAGCGGCAAATGAGCCGGATTTATCCGAAAGGCACCCGAGCGGATTCATCGAATTACATGCCACAG GTCTTCTGGAACGCTGGTTGTCAAATGGTGTCGTTGAATTTCCAAACCGCGGACCTGCCCATGCAACTGAATCAGGGCAAGTTCGAATACAACGGTTCCTCCGGCTACCTACTCAAACCTGACTTCATGAGACGTGCCGATCGAAGCTTCGACCCGTTCGCGGAGAGCCCTGTGGACGGTGTAATCGCCACCCAATGCAGCGTTCAG GTGATCGCTGGCCAATTTTTATCCGACAAGAAGGTCGGCACTTACGTGGAGGTGGAAATGTACGGTCTGCCTACGGACACGATCAGGAAAGAATTTCGGACCAGGGTGGTTCCAGCGAACGGCCTGAATCCCGTTTACAACGAGGAGCCTTTCCTGTTTCGAAAAGTCGTGCTGCCGGATCTGGCCGCCCTCAGATTCGCGGTTTACGACGAGTCGAACGGGAAGCTGTTGGGCCAGAGGATCGTCCCCTTAGACGGTCTACAGTCAGGATACAGGCACATATCCCTGAGAACAGAGGCGAACTTCCCCATGTCCCTGCCTATGCTGTTCTGCAACATAGAGATCAAGATTTACGTGCCGGACGGGTACGAGG GGCTTATGGACGCGCTCACGGCGCCACGGGCCTACAAGAAGTCGGAGAACGCGTCTCAGAATAAGATGCGTGGGCTTGGGATAGAGGAGAGCGACAGCAAAGGGCACTGTGATTCCGCGCCCGCTCATCATCGGGAAGCGCCTAAACCTCGAG aggaaatgaaattcaatccCATAACGGCTGAATCGTTGAGGCAAGAGAAGGGGTATCAGAAAGTGTTGAGAAAGCAGCAGAAGGATTTGGAGTCTTTGAAGAAGAGGCATCAAAAGGAGAAACTTACCGTCCAGAAACAACATTGCACAGCGATAGAGAAGATTATCAAAGGAAAAAA CAAAGCAGAGCTGTCGAGAGATCCGATCGTTCGTCGAGAAGTTTCCGAGCAAACGGTTCAATGGTCTCGATTGGCGGATAGGCAACGTCGAGAGGAACGTGACCTGATACGTTCACATTTAGAGGAGCGGAGGAACACTCTGAGAAAATTGTGTGTGGCTGCTCAGTTGGCTCAGCAGAAACAGCTGACGGCGCGGCACGAGCGCGAGATCAAAGAAATGAACGCGAGGCAGGCAAGGCTGTCCGTGGAGAGCACGAGGGAGGTGATGAACGATAAAACTTTGAAGACCCGGGGGATAAAGGAGGGCCGGCTTAGGGAGAAGCAGCAGAACAATACGAAAAAATTcatggaggagaggagaatcgCACAAATGATTCAGAACAGGGAGAAGGAGAAGCTGAAAGTAATCCATGAGAAGCAATTGGAGGAATTGCAAAAAGACATGAATgcg GTAATGGATATGTACAACAACGAGGAAATGGAGTACGAGTTGGGCCCTAAAACCGAATGCTACGTGTGA
- the LOC108002373 gene encoding 1-phosphatidylinositol 4,5-bisphosphate phosphodiesterase isoform X3, protein MTKRFEFNWQIEVPLALRQGCMFDRWSEEKDNTELELNCMFKVDEYGFFIYWQSEGRDPKLYDKLVTKHGEQLEEKCLTICSGVDYTNINYQHVVCPDSATAKIWLDGIRSITHNVKANNVCPLTCLKKHWMRLRMLIDPNGKVPVKVVARTFASGKTEKLVYQCLADLGLSSGKNDVIEPEDFTFDAFYALYHKICPRNDIEELFQSITQGKADTINLDQLVMFLNEKQRDPTLNEILYPLYDEKRALEIINDYEQNEIARNQKTMTKDGFIRYLMSDENAPVFLDRLDVYMDMDQPLAHYYINSSHNTYLCGRQFGGKSSVEMYRQVLLAGCRCVELDCWDGKGEDEEPIITHGKAMCTDILFKDVIYAVRDTAFVTSEYPVILSFENHCSKKQQYKLAKYCDEILGDLLLKEPLKDYPLEPGVPLPSPNLLKRKILIKNKRLKPEVEKHELELFRQGQFVIEDEVKEDASAPPSVAVVVEQQSVKEEVSTTESVASSTTGNQQQSSSSTGLGETLDIPVPPYTGSTTNVHPWLSSMVNYAQPIKFPGFDVAEQKNIHHNMSSFAETAGLNYLKTQAIEFVNYNKRQMSRIYPKGTRADSSNYMPQVFWNAGCQMVSLNFQTADLPMQLNQGKFEYNGSSGYLLKPDFMRRADRSFDPFAESPVDGVIATQCSVQVIAGQFLSDKKVGTYVEVEMYGLPTDTIRKEFRTRVVPANGLNPVYNEEPFLFRKVVLPDLAALRFAVYDESNGKLLGQRIVPLDGLQSGYRHISLRTEANFPMSLPMLFCNIEIKIYVPDGYEGLMDALTAPRAYKKSENASQNKMRGLGIEESDSKGHCDSAPAHHREAPKPREEMKFNPITAESLRQEKGYQKVLRKQQKDLESLKKRHQKEKLTVQKQHCTAIEKIIKGKNKAELSRDPIVRREVSEQTVQWSRLADRQRREERDLIRSHLEERRNTLRKLCVAAQLAQQKQLTARHEREIKEMNARQARLSVESTREVMNDKTLKTRGIKEGRLREKQQNNTKKFMEERRIAQMIQNREKEKLKVIHEKQLEELQKDMNAVMDMYNNEEMEYELGPKTECYV, encoded by the exons atgacgAAAAGATTCGAGTTCAATTGGCAGATCGAGGTACCCTTAGCCCTCCGTCAGGGATGCATGTTCGATCGGTGGTCGGAAGAGAAGGACAACACGGAGCTCGAGCTGAATTGCATGTTCAAGGTCGACGAATATGGGTTCTTCATCTACTGGCAGAGCGAAGGAAGG GACCCGAAGCTGTACGACAAGCTTGTGACAAAGCACGGGGAGCAATTAGAGGAGAAATGTTTAACCATCTGTTCGGGCGTAGATTATACCAATATTAATTACCAGCATGTCGTTTGCCCGGATTCAGCTACGGCCAAG ATATGGCTGGATGGCATACGATCGATTACGCACAACGTGAAAGCCAACAACGTTTGCCCGCTTACGTGCTTGAAGAAACA TTGGATGAGGCTTAGAATGCTGATCGATCCGAATGGAAAAGTTCCGGTGAAAGTGGTCGCGAGAACTTTCGCATCTGGGAAAACGGAAAAGCTTGTTTATCAGTGCCTCGCCGATTTAGGTCTATCCAGCGGAAAG AACGATGTGATCGAGCCTGAAGACTTCACCTTCGACGCTTTCTACGCGTTATACCACAAAATCTGCCCTCGAAACGACATAGAGGAATTGTTCCAGTCCAT CACCCAGGGCAAAGCGGACACGATCAATCTCGATCAATTGGTCATGTTTCTGAACGAGAAGCAACGAGATCCAACGTTGAACGAGATCTTGTACCCGTTGTACGACGAGAAGAGGGCGTTGGAGATCATAAATGATTACGAGCAGAACGAGATAGCGAGGAATCAAA AAACGATGACGAAGGACGGTTTCATAAGGTACCTGATGTCAGACGAAAATGCCCCCGTATTCCTGGACAGGCTGGACGTTTACATGGACATGGATCAACCGCTTGCGCATTATTACATCAACTCGAGCCACAACACGTATCTGTGCGGCCGTCAATTCGGCGGGAAGAGCAGCGTCGAGATGTACAGACAGGTGTTGTTGGCCGGTTGCAG GTGCGTCGAGTTGGATTGTTGGGATGGAAAAGGGGAGGACGAGGAGCCGATAATTACGCATGGCAAAGCTATGTGCACGGACATTCTCTTCAAGGACGTGATTTACGCGGTGAGGGACACAGCGTTCGTCACGTCGGAATATCCGGTCATTCTTAGCTTCGAGAACCATTGCAGCAAGAAGCAGCAATACAAATTGGCCAAATACTGCGACGAAATTCTGGGCGATCTGCTTCTCAAGGAACCGCTCAAAGACTATCCA CTGGAGCCAGGAGTACCTCTGCCGTCGCCCAATTTGCTCAAACGTAAGATTCTGATAAAGAACAAACGTTTGAAACCCGAAGTGGAGAAGCACGAGTTGGAACTGTTTCGGCAAGGCCAATTCGTCATCGAGGACGAGGTCAAGGAAGACGCGAGCGCGCCTCCCTCTGTCGCTGTTGTCGTTGAACAACAATCGGTAAAG GAAGAGGTTTCGACGACCGAGTCAGTCGCATCGTCGACGACCGGCAACCAGCAACAGTCGAGCTCGAGCACGGGATTAGGCGAAACTCTGGACATACCCGTTCCACCGTATACGGGGAGCACGACAAACGTCCATCCATGGTTGTCCTCGATGGTCAACTACGCGCAGCCCATCAAGTTCCCAGGCTTCGATGTTGCCGAAC aaaagaatattcatcACAATATGTCTTCCTTCGCGGAAACCGCTGGCCTCAATTACTTGAAGACCCAAGCGATCGAGTTCGTCAATTACAACAAGCGGCAAATGAGCCGGATTTATCCGAAAGGCACCCGAGCGGATTCATCGAATTACATGCCACAG GTCTTCTGGAACGCTGGTTGTCAAATGGTGTCGTTGAATTTCCAAACCGCGGACCTGCCCATGCAACTGAATCAGGGCAAGTTCGAATACAACGGTTCCTCCGGCTACCTACTCAAACCTGACTTCATGAGACGTGCCGATCGAAGCTTCGACCCGTTCGCGGAGAGCCCTGTGGACGGTGTAATCGCCACCCAATGCAGCGTTCAG GTGATCGCTGGCCAATTTTTATCCGACAAGAAGGTCGGCACTTACGTGGAGGTGGAAATGTACGGTCTGCCTACGGACACGATCAGGAAAGAATTTCGGACCAGGGTGGTTCCAGCGAACGGCCTGAATCCCGTTTACAACGAGGAGCCTTTCCTGTTTCGAAAAGTCGTGCTGCCGGATCTGGCCGCCCTCAGATTCGCGGTTTACGACGAGTCGAACGGGAAGCTGTTGGGCCAGAGGATCGTCCCCTTAGACGGTCTACAGTCAGGATACAGGCACATATCCCTGAGAACAGAGGCGAACTTCCCCATGTCCCTGCCTATGCTGTTCTGCAACATAGAGATCAAGATTTACGTGCCGGACGGGTACGAGG GGCTTATGGACGCGCTCACGGCGCCACGGGCCTACAAGAAGTCGGAGAACGCGTCTCAGAATAAGATGCGTGGGCTTGGGATAGAGGAGAGCGACAGCAAAGGGCACTGTGATTCCGCGCCCGCTCATCATCGGGAAGCGCCTAAACCTCGAG aggaaatgaaattcaatccCATAACGGCTGAATCGTTGAGGCAAGAGAAGGGGTATCAGAAAGTGTTGAGAAAGCAGCAGAAGGATTTGGAGTCTTTGAAGAAGAGGCATCAAAAGGAGAAACTTACCGTCCAGAAACAACATTGCACAGCGATAGAGAAGATTATCAAAGGAAAAAA CAAAGCAGAGCTGTCGAGAGATCCGATCGTTCGTCGAGAAGTTTCCGAGCAAACGGTTCAATGGTCTCGATTGGCGGATAGGCAACGTCGAGAGGAACGTGACCTGATACGTTCACATTTAGAGGAGCGGAGGAACACTCTGAGAAAATTGTGTGTGGCTGCTCAGTTGGCTCAGCAGAAACAGCTGACGGCGCGGCACGAGCGCGAGATCAAAGAAATGAACGCGAGGCAGGCAAGGCTGTCCGTGGAGAGCACGAGGGAGGTGATGAACGATAAAACTTTGAAGACCCGGGGGATAAAGGAGGGCCGGCTTAGGGAGAAGCAGCAGAACAATACGAAAAAATTcatggaggagaggagaatcgCACAAATGATTCAGAACAGGGAGAAGGAGAAGCTGAAAGTAATCCATGAGAAGCAATTGGAGGAATTGCAAAAAGACATGAATgcg GTAATGGATATGTACAACAACGAGGAAATGGAGTACGAGTTGGGCCCTAAAACCGAATGCTACGTGTGA